A region of Solanum dulcamara chromosome 7, daSolDulc1.2, whole genome shotgun sequence DNA encodes the following proteins:
- the LOC129895530 gene encoding probable disease resistance protein RF9: MEILAATKKLKHLALAEETELIGSGAYDEIINTVESMMNLQITDTERVKEIEELVYSIEHVIQTYGVSKRHRAASQKQAKSEITTLCTKIKQFASPHHVVHMHYNINQQLITQNNNFVYKHEDGVPVGLDEEKDLIIQVLLADGSKVLDFLAISIWGHSGTGKMILANEIYKDTRIVDEFRHHRVKIRVSDNINPHDALLHVLKSFEDHVDDRYAAMPTINLEKCVSQHLQESRTLIVLEDVRSIDDWRMLPSVLRAKDCRILFTTRAREVAESITHTVYIHQKRPLNVVNSWTLLKNIVWPEMDPGAEIEPAKERMGTQMVKLCEGIPGAIVALAKQLKGKNPSEWETVQKNARRYLSQVMAPSYGELLDDQKLYFLYLGHFREDPQIEPEKLSHLWELEGLISSQSYGSEMTTFDITQERLMVLDQKRMIDVRQIIEVIKSCSLVGLMGDMCLSKAEETGFLKVLDLQMSTGDHNQPSFSYSKTRRLVIYLGKYDARVTPELAPNLWSLRIIRVHNHQQLEEFVWPSIIMSNIKKFKGLRILDFGRVDFPKGKLPGGIFDLPFLRYLSFEGCFLTELPSSISNLSYLQVLDLRIKDTCNIILPDVLQKMGRLQHLYLPRAFQSQNKKKLRLDGLAKLQTLKNFNSKLCEIHDLFKLKKLQNIDAKVEGSLEDLKSITDLMKNTDHDQMWLRSSIEVKNFDCYTETKHIVFRELLKSGVPPILSFQGHIGQLPPHDDISQSFTEIVLHSTQLVIDPMTTLEKLVKLRLLVLDDDAFQGEKMVCSAAGFPELKHLQLSRLFNFKEWKVEMLAMPRLSHLKIEHCNKLETLPDNSEFLDSLHEFKMIKMPKPFTQKVSQRYENVKSTPSLIILD; the protein is encoded by the exons ATGGAGATATTAGCTGCAACAAAGAAGCTTAAACATTTGGCTTTGGCTGAAGAAACAGAACTGATTGGATCTGGAGCATACGACGAAATCATCAACACAGTTGAGTCTATGATGAATTTGCAAATAACAGATACGGAGCGAGTGAAGGAAATTGAAGAGCTAGTCTATAGCATTGAGCATGTGATCCAAACTTATGGCGTTTCCAAGAGACATCGCGCTGCTTCCCAGAAACAGGCCAAGTCTGAGATCACTACTTTGTGTACAAAGATCAAACAATTTGCTTCACCTCATCATGTCGTGCACATGCACTACAACATCAACCAACAATTGATCACGCAAAACAACAACTTTGTGTACAAGCATGAAGACGGTGTACCTGTTGGATTGGATGAAGAAAAAGACCTGATTATACAGGTTTTGTTAGCTGATGGTTCAAAAGTACTCGACTTCCTAGCAATTTCCATATGGGGACATAGTGGCACTGGAAAGATGATTCTTGCTAATGAAATATACAAGGACACTCGAATTGTTGATGAGTTCAGACATCATCGGGTCAAGATTCGTGTATCTGATAACATCAATCCCCATGATGCACTTCTACATGTTCTTAAATCATTTGAAGATCATGTAGATGATAGGTATGCTGCAATGCCCACAATAAATTTGGAAAAATGTGTCAGCCAACATCTCCAAGAGTCGAGGACGTTGATTGTTCTAGAAGACGTACGATCAATTGATGATTGGCGGATGTTGCCTTCTGTCCTGAGAGCTAAAGATTGCAGAATACTGTTTACGACTCGAGCAAGAGAAGTAGCAGAAAGTATAACTCACACAGTGTATATTCATCAAAAGAGGCCTTTAAATGTAGTAAACAGCTGGACGTTGCTTAAGAATATAGTTTGGCCTGAAATGGATCCAg GAGCTGAAATCGAACCAGCAAAGGAGAGAATGGGTACGCAAATGGTAAAACTGTGTGAAGGTATACCGGGGGCGATTGTTGCACTTGCGAAACAGTTAAAAGGAAAGAATCCAAGTGAGTGGGAGACGGTGCAGAAAAATGCCCGACGATATCTTTCCCAAGTTATGGCTCCAAGTTATGGCGAGTTGTTGGACGATCaaaaactatattttctttacttGGGGCATTTTAGAGAAGATCCACAGATAGAACCAGAGAAGTTGTCTCATTTATGGGAACTTGAAGGTTTGATATCATCGCAGAGTTATGGAAGTGAGATGACAACTTTTGACATAACACAAGAACGGTTGATGGTTCTAGATCAGAAGCGAATGATAGACGTGAGACAGATAATAGAGGTGATCAAGTCTTGCAGCCTTGTAGGATTAATGGGAGATATGTGCCTGTCAAAAGCGGAAGAGACAGGTTTTCTCAAGGTCTTGGATTTACAAATGAGTACTGGAGATCATAATCAACCTTCCTTTTCTTATAGCAAGACACGTAGGCTCGTGATTTATCTAGGGAAGTATGATGCTCGAGTTACACCGGAGTTAGCTCCAAACCTTTGGAGTCTTCGAATCATCAGAGTACATAATCATCAACAACTAGAGGAGTTTGTATGGCCATCCATAATAATGtcaaatatcaagaaattcAAGGGGTTAAGGATTCTTGATTTTGGGAGGGTAGACTTTCCAAAAGGGAAACTCCCCGGAGGCATTTTTGATCTACCATTCTTGAGGTATCTGAGTTTCGAAGGATGCTTCCTGACGGAGTTACCCTCGTCTATCAGCAACTTGTCATACTTGCAAGTCCTTGATTTGAGAATCAAAGATACTTGCAACATTATCTTACCAGACGTGTTGCAGAAAATGGGAAGGTTGCAACATTTGTATCTTCCACGAGCATTCCAAtctcaaaataagaaaaaactcCGACTTGATGGATTGGCAAAGCTTCAGACACTGAAGAACTTCAACTCCAAGTTGTGTGAAATACACGATCTCTTCAAATTGAAAAAACTCCAGAACATAGATGCAAAGGTTGAAGGGAGTCTTGAGGATCTCAAGTCAATAACTGACCTTATGAAAAATACTGATCATGACCAAATGTGGCTTCGTTCCTCCATCGAAGTTAAAAACTTCGATTGTTATACAGAAACAAAGCATATTGTCTTTCGTGAGTTATTAAAATCCGGGGTTCCACCAATACTGTCTTTTCAGGGTCATATTGGCCAACTACCACCACACGATGATATCTCTCAAAGTTTCACGGAGATTGTCCTTCATAGCACTCAACTCGTGATAGATCCAATGACAACACTAGAGAAGCTTGTCAAGCTAAGGCTTCTAGTGCTCGACGATGATGCTTTCCAAGGGGAAAAGATGGTATGTTCTGCTGCGGGTTTTCCAGAGCTCAAACACTTGCAACTCTCAAGATTATTCAACTTCAAGGAATGGAAGGTGGAAATGTTAGCCATGCCAAGGCTTTCTCATCTCAAAATTGAACACTGCAATAAACTGGAAACGCTCCCAGATAATTCAGAATTTCTCGACTCTCTTCACGAATTCAAGATGATAAAGATGCCTAAACCATTTACTCAAAAGGTTTCTCAGAGATACGAAAACGTCAAGTCTACGCCTTCTCTCATAATACTTGATTGA
- the LOC129893854 gene encoding putative late blight resistance protein homolog R1A-3 gives MADTTVEFVLNKLTEQLRDSADLIASIEDELTCLLSELDHLRAFLIEANRNRRGSEILKHFVKELNRQVNKAENSIDKFMIEAKLNKEKRSIFKIFDLCYVVKGKRCGVEIRLIMEKLKEIRKDAAYGLSMSFQYDDSKQTALQLTRAPVIEEDDVVGFDEEANIIINRLLGGSDDLEYIPIVGMPGLGKTTLANKIFKKVSYEFFNQIWVYVSQSYTRRDLFLNIINQFTRNTEQYQNVTDEALGDVIRKHLSPEKYLIVLDDVWTLDALEDVKIALPNNMKRSRVLLTTRDGNLAKYPHHLKFLTDAECWELLQKKVFHKEICPSDLKELGKCIAQKCMGLPLAALVIAGALTGRGKTKSEWERVHQGVSEHIIGSDISMTKKLVQMSCDSLHVKLKACFLYCGVFPRGSDIPAWKIIRLWIAEGFIRETMQSTIETVAEDYLNELVSKSLLMVTQRTSNGQIKSFRVHDMLHEFCTLEASEENLFKEIKLGVKQSFPRNQELATFRRLSIDSSVQEFISTKPYGEGIRSFLCFSSRKIKMSQDELETIPKSFPLLRVLDIESILIPRLQKQFFQLYHLRYIAISSYSLKILPKFMEDLWNLQTLIISTQQETLDIHADICNMPQLRHLHTNASAELHPSDIKTHNHSALQTLSIIEPESFTENVFERCQNLKKLGIRGDITNLVGLYKLEYLEKLKIMYVAGRLHLRSEYLFPRRLKQLNLSGTMLDWNEMDRLLGNLEFLEVLKLKENAFVGHYWELKDYIFSCLKVLWIEKSELVYWEASDRNFPSLERLVLCNLDKLEKVPIQFAEISNLQMMELEYTSRSTVKSAREIQSCSVCTGFKLNIFPSDSISD, from the exons ATGGCGGATACAACAGTGGAGTTTGTGTTAAATAAATTGACGGAGCAATTGCGGGATAGTGCAGATCTAATTGCTTCGATAGAGGATGAATTGACTTGTCTGTTAAGTGAGCTTGATCATTTGAGAGCTTTTCTAATCGAAGCGAACAGAAATCGGAGAGGTAGTGAAATTCTGAAACATTTTGTCAAAGAGTTGAACAGACAAGTCAATAAAGCTGAGAATTCGATTGATAAATTCATGATTGAAGCCAAATTAAATAAGGAAAAGCGATCGATATTTAAGATTTTCGATCTGTGTTATGTCGTGAAAGGTAAGCGTTGTGGAGTAGAGATCAGATTGATTATGgagaaattgaaagaaattCGAAAAGATGCTGCTTATGGACTTTCTATGTCTTTTCAATATGATGATTCAAAACAAACTGCTCTTCAGCTCACAAGG GCTCCTGTAATAGAGGAAGATGACGTTGTAGGCTTTGATGAAGAGGCGAATATAATAATCAACCGTCTTCTTGGAGGATCAGATGATCTGGAGTATATCCCGATCGTTGGAATGCCCGGTCTGGGCAAAACAACTCTCGCAAATAAGATTTTCAAGAAAGTTAGCTATGAGTTCTTCAATCAAATCTGGGTGTATGTCTCTCAATCATACACCCGAAGGGACCTGTTTCttaacatcatcaaccaattcaCCAGAAATACTGAACAATATCAAAATGTAACTGATGAGGCTCTAGGTGATGTAATACGCAAACATTTGTCTCCAGAAAAGTATCTGATTGTATTGGATGATGTGTGGACATTGGATGCTTTGGAGGATGTCAAAATTGCTTTACCCAACAACATGAAACGAAGTCGAGTCTTGTTGACCACTCGAGACGGCAACTTGGCTAAGTACCCTCATCATTTAAAATTCCTAACAGACGCCGAATGTTGGGAGCTACTACAAAAGAAGGTTTTCCACAAGGAAATATGTCCCTCGGACTTGAAAGAACTCGGGAAGTGCATAGCTCAGAAATGCATGGGACTTCCCCTCGCAGCTTTGGTGATTGCAGGAGCCCTAACCGGGAGAGGCAAGACAAAAAGTGAGTGGGAAAGAGTGCATCAAGGTGTGAGTGAACACATTATTGGTAGTGATATTTCAATGACCAAGAAATTGGTGCAGATGAGCTGTGATAGTTTGCATGTCAAGTTGAAGGCTTGCTTCTTATATTGCGGTGTTTTTCCTAGAGGTTCCGACATCCCTGCTTGGAAGATAATCCGGTTGTGGATTGCGGAAGGGTTCATTCGAGAAACAATGCAATCAACCATTGAAACTGTAGCAGAGGACTACTTGAATGAACTTGTCAGCAAGAGCTTACTGATGGTAACACAAAGGACCTCCAATGGCCAAATAAAATCATTCCGTGTGCATGACATGTTACATGAGTTCTGTACGCTTGAAGCAAGTGAGGAAAATCTTTTCAAAGAAATAAAACTAGGCGTCAAGCAATCTTTCCCTAGAAATCAGGAATTAGCCACCTTTCGCCGCCTTAGCATTGATTCTTCTGTTCAAGAATTCATTTCTACCAAGCCTTATGGTGAAGGAATTCGTTCATTCCTCTGTTTCTCCTCTCGGAAGATTAAGATGTCCCAAGATGAGTTGGAGACAATCCCGAAATCCTTTCCACTACTCAGGGTTCTCGACATTGAGTCCATCTTAATCCCTAGATTGCAAAAGCAGTTTTTTCAGCTATATCATTTGAGATACATTGCTATATCGAGTTATTCGTTAAAGATCCTTCCTAAATTCATGGAGGACCTGTGGAATCTACAAACCCTCATAATTTCGACTCAACAAGAGACATTGGACATACACGCAGACATATGTAACATGCCACAACTTAGGCATCTTCACACAAATGCCTCTGCTGAATTGCATCCCTCTGACATAAAAACACACAATCATAGTGCTTTACAAACCCTTTCTATAATTGAACCTGAAAGCTTCACAGAGAATGTGTTTGAAAGGtgtcaaaatctgaaaaagttgGGTATTCGTGGGGATATAACCAATCTGGTTGGCCTGTACAAGTTAGAATACCTTGAAAAATTGAAGATAATGTATGTAGCAGGCAGGTTGCACCTTCGTTCAGAATATCTATTCCCGAGGAGGTTGAAGCAGTTAAATTTATCAGGTACCATGTTAGACTGGAATGAGATGGACAGATTACTTGGCAATTTGGAGTTCCTCGAAGTCCTCAAGCTGAAAGAAAATGCATTTGTGGGTCATTATTGGGAGTTAAAGGATTACAttttttcttgtcttaaggTATTGTGGATTGAAAAGTCAGAACTAGTTTATTGGGAGGCTTCTGATAGGAATTTTCCGAGTTTAGAGAGGCTTGTCCTTTGTAATCTAGATAAGCTTGAGAAAGTCCCTATACAATTTGCGGAGATAAGCAACCTGCAAATGATGGAACTGGAGTATACATCCAGATCAACGGTTAAATCTGCCCGGGAAATACAATCCTGCAGTGTATGCACTGGATTCAAGCTAAACATTTTCCCTTCCGATTCAATCTCTGATTGA